CTACTACATTAATTCCGTCCCCTATTTCAACAGATTTAGCTGCATTAATACTCATAATTGAGTGAGCAATTTCTGCGTCTAATCGATCAAATACAGGTTCTCCTAAACCAACAGGAACATTTTTTGCAATAACTACAATTTTAGCTCCAATAGAATTCCCAGATCTTTTAAGTTTTTTAATAAACTGAGTTATTTGATTAATTTTTTCAGGATTGCTACAAAAAAATGGATTATTTTTTACTTCTTCCCAGGATTGAAATGGACAATGAATTGGTCCTAATTGTGATAAATATCCTTTAATTTTTATATTATATTTTAATTTTAAATATTTTTTCGCAATTGCTCCCGCAGCTACTCTAATCGCAGTTTCTCTAGCAGACGATCGACCCCCACCTCTATAATCTCTAATACCATATTTTTTATCATACGTAAAATCTGCATGATTAGGTCTATATATATTTTTAATATTTGAATAATCTTGTGATCGAACATCCTTATTTTTTATTTTTATTCCAATGCTAGTTCCGGTAGTTTTTCCCTTAAAAATACCTGAAAATATTTCAACTATATCTTCTTCTCTTCTTTGTGTAGTAAAAGGAGAAAAACCTGGTCTTCTTCTATTTAATTCTTTTTGTATATCACTGTTTTTTATAGAAAAACCAGGAGGTACTCCATCAATAATTCCAGCTAACATAGGTCCATGTGACTCCCCACATGTTGTTACTTTAAATATTTTTCCAATAGTATTACCTGACATATCAACCTCAGTATTAAAAATAATTAAATAGATATTTTAATATATAATTATTATTTTATTATAATATTTTATTTATTTAAAATAAATACATAATTAATTATATTAATATATGTAAATATAGATATTTTATTTTAAAGTAAAAATTATTTTTTATTTTTTGTAAAATATTACATATTTTTATTATAAATTAATAAATATGTTTTTTAAAATTGTATATTTTATCAAAAATTATTTTTATAAATATAATATTTTGTTAAAAAATATTAGAAACTTAAACATTTGGAAAATTTTGATATGAAAAAAAGTAATACGATTAATTTAAATGAAAAAGAAACATTTTTATATTATATGAAAGGAGTTAAAAAAATTATACAAGATAAAATTTGTCATATTAATATTAAAAATAACAATAAGTATCGATTATATAATAAAGATATTTTAACACAAGAAGCACATAGTTATTATTTTAGAGATATTGTAAATGAAAATTCATTTTTATTAACTAATAATCCTGTTTGTTTTGTTAGAAATATGCGTTATAATCTGGATTTAAAAAAATTAAAAAGAGGAGAGTATATACCAGAAATTACTTTAGATTTACATGGAATGAATTTATATCAAGTTAAAAAAGAATTAGGAAAGTTAATTATGATTTGTCATAAAGAGAAATTCTTTTGTGCTAATATTCTTCATGGGTATGGTAGAAAAATATTAAAAAAACAAATTCCATTTTGGTTATCTCAACATCCTGATATATTAGCTTTTCATCAAGCTCCAAAAATATTTGGTCATGATGCAGCTATATTAGTTTTTATAAAAAATAATTATATGTAATATATATAGTATTTTTATATCTATTAAAGATTAATTATTATAAAAT
The nucleotide sequence above comes from Buchnera aphidicola (Cinara curvipes). Encoded proteins:
- the aroC gene encoding chorismate synthase gives rise to the protein MSGNTIGKIFKVTTCGESHGPMLAGIIDGVPPGFSIKNSDIQKELNRRRPGFSPFTTQRREEDIVEIFSGIFKGKTTGTSIGIKIKNKDVRSQDYSNIKNIYRPNHADFTYDKKYGIRDYRGGGRSSARETAIRVAAGAIAKKYLKLKYNIKIKGYLSQLGPIHCPFQSWEEVKNNPFFCSNPEKINQITQFIKKLKRSGNSIGAKIVVIAKNVPVGLGEPVFDRLDAEIAHSIMSINAAKSVEIGDGINVVEQTGDIHRDEILPNGFSSNHSGGILGGISNGDKIIVQAAFKPTSSIKIPGKTINKFGKETSIITKGRHDPCVGIRAIPIAEAMLAITLMDHTLRFRAQCGK
- the smrB gene encoding endonuclease SmrB codes for the protein MKKSNTINLNEKETFLYYMKGVKKIIQDKICHINIKNNNKYRLYNKDILTQEAHSYYFRDIVNENSFLLTNNPVCFVRNMRYNLDLKKLKRGEYIPEITLDLHGMNLYQVKKELGKLIMICHKEKFFCANILHGYGRKILKKQIPFWLSQHPDILAFHQAPKIFGHDAAILVFIKNNYM